The Solanum lycopersicum chromosome 9, SLM_r2.1 genome window below encodes:
- the LOC101262241 gene encoding probable LRR receptor-like serine/threonine-protein kinase IRK, with protein sequence MLWHILTVLSLAPFLVYSLDPAFNDDVMGLIVFKAGLTDPKSKLASWTEDDPTPCNWVGINCYPQSNRVSEILLDNFSLSGHIGRSLLRLQFLKVLSLSHNNFTGNINPILSQIPSLRVIDLSHNTLSGSIPDEFLQQCTSLQSVSFANNNLTGQIPQSLTSCSTLQRVNFSSNHLSGSLPSALWSLTSLQSLDVSDNLLEGEIPKAIEGLYSLRSINLHKNKFAGWLPENIGNCVQLMSIDLSDNLLTGGLPQSMRRLGFCTNLELRSNLFNGEIPDWIAEMKSLKVLDLSANNLSGRIPTSMGDLSLLKELNLSNNYFVGSLPRSLMKCSNLVILDIGNNFLTGNLPSWTFELGVERISLSGNRFTGHINYPSISIGASYRSLQVLDLSSNELSGEIPAAIWNISGLQVLNISRNFLSGAIPEAVGKLNATRILDLSHNQLNGSIPNEIGSAVSLLELKLRENHLSGTIPADIANCSSLSSLDLSHNNLTGPIPPEIAKLTILEVVDFSFNQFSGSLPKELTNLSHLATFNVSHNHLKGELPVGGFFNTISPSSVVGNPSLCGSVLNHSCPAVHPKPLVLNPNSSDPNHASVTSLGHKRIMLSISSLIAIGAAVFIALGVVVVSILNLHVRSTMALSAATFTLSGGDDFSHSHGTEANLGKLVMFSGDADFVVGTQALLNKDNELGRGGFGAVYKTELGDGRSVAIKKLNITSLIKSQEDFEREMKSLGSIRHENLVALEGYYWTPSLQLLINEYVSGGSLYKLLHDGSSERSLSWQQRFNIILDTAKGLAYLHQLNIIHYNMKSTNVLIDDGSTSTKIGDFGLARLLPILDRYILSSKIQSALGYMAPEFACQTVKITEKCDVYGFGIMILEVVTGKRPVEYMEDDVIVLCDMVRGALEEGRIEECIDGRLQGNFPVEEAIPVVKLGLICASQVPSNRPDMEEVIKILELIRCPSESQEEID encoded by the exons ATGTTGTGGCACATATTAACTGTTTTATCCTTAGCTCCATTTCTAGTATACTCTTTAGACCCAGCATTTAATGATGATGTTATGGGTTTAATTGTTTTCAAAGCTGGATTAACTGACCCTAAATCAAAACTTGCATCTTGGACAGAAGATGATCCTACTCCTTGTAATTGGGTTGGTATAAATTGTTATCCTCAATCCAATAGAGTTTCTGAGATTTTACTcgataatttctctctttctggACATATTGGGAGAAGTCTCTTGAGGTTACAATTCTTAAAGGTTTTGTCTTTGTCTCACAATAACTTTACTGGCAATATCAATCCCATTTTATCCCAAATACCTAGCTTGAGGGTTATTGATTTGAGTCACAACACTTTGTCTGGTTCAATCCCTGATGAATTTTTGCAACAATGTACTTCTTTACAGTCTGTTTCTTTTGCAAACAACAATCTTACTGGTCAAATCCCTCAATCTTTAACATCTTGTTCAACGCTCCAACGGGTTAACTTCTCATCTAACCACCTTTCGGGTTCTTTGCCTTCAGCTTTATGGTCCTTAACTTCTCTTCAATCTCTTGATGTTTCTGATAATTTATTGGAGGGTGAGATTCCTAAGGCAATTGAAGGTTTGTATTCATTGAGGTCAATTAATTTACATAAAAACAAGTTTGCTGGTTGGCTGCCTGAAAATATTGGAAACTGTGTGCAGCTCATGTCAATTGATCTCAGTGACAATTTGTTGACTGGGGGACTTCCTCAGTCTATGAGAAGATTGGGCTTTTGTACCAATTTGGAGTTGAGATCAAATTTGTTTAATGGGGAGATTCCAGATTGGATAGCAGAGATGAAAAGCCTCAAGGTTTTGGATCTTTCTGCAAATAATCTTTCTGGTAGGATTCCAACCTCTATGGGAGATCTTTCATTGCTAAAGGAACTCAATTTGTCAAACAATTACTTCGTTGGGAGCTTACCTCGGTCCTTGATGAAATGCAGTAACCTTGTAATCTTGGACATAGGTAACAACTTCTTGACTGGCAATCTTCCTTCTTGGACCTTTGAATTGGGTGTAGAGAGAATTTCCCTTTCCGGGAATAGGTTTACCGGGCATATAAATTATCCATCAATATCCATCGGTGCTTCCTATCGAAGCCTTCAAGTTCTGGATTTGTCTTCCAATGAATTATCTGGTGAAATACCAGCTGCCATTTGGAATATCAGTGGCTTGCAGGTCTTGAATATTTCCAGGAACTTTTTGTCTGGTGCTATTCCAGAAGCTGTAGGTAAACTAAACGCGACTCGAATTCTTGATTTAAGTCATAATCAACTAAACGGAAGCATTCCGAATGAAATTGGAAGTGCTGTTTCATTGCTGGAACTGAAGCTGAGAGAAAATCATTTGAGTGGTACAATTCCTGCAGATATAGCGAATTGCTCCTCTTTAAGTTCATT GGACTTGTCACATAACAACCTCACTGGCCCTATCCCTCCAGAAATTGCTAAGTTAACCATTCTTGAAGTGGTAGATTTCTCCTTTAACCAATTTTCTGGAAGCTTACCGAAAGAACTAACCAATCTTTCGCACCTTGCCACATTTAATGTCTCCCACAATCATCTCAAAGGTGAACTTCCAGTAGGTGGCTTTTTCAACACCATTTCTCCATCATCTGTTGTTGGTAATCCATCCTTATGTGGTTCTGTTCTCAACCACTCTTGCCCTGCTGTCCATCCGAAGCCTCTTGTACTAAACCCCAATTCATCTGACCCAAATCATGCTTCTGTTACTTCACTTGGTCACAAGAGAATCATGCTCAGTATATCATCTCTCATTGCCATTGGAGCAGCAGTTTTCATAGCTCTTGGAGTAGTGGTTGTCTCTATTCTCAATCTGCATGTGCGCTCTACTATGGCACTCTCTGCTGCAACTTTCACATTATCTGGTGGTGATGACTTTAGCCATTCACATGGTACAGAAGCCAATCTAGGCAAGCTTGTTATGTTTTCTGGGGATGCAGATTTTGTTGTTGGAACTCAAGCGCTGCTCAACAAGGATAATGAACTCGGACGTGGTGGTTTTGGAGCTGTATACAAGACAGAACTCGGAGATGGACGTTCTGTTGCCATTAAGAAGCTCAACATTACAAGTTTGATTAAGTCGCAAGAAGATTTTGAGAGGGAAATGAAAAGTCTTGGAAGCATCAGGCACGAGAACCTTGTGGCACTTGAAGGTTATTATTGGACACCTTCTCTTCAGCTGCtgattaatgaatatgtatCCGGAGGCAGCTTGTACAAATTACTCCATGACGGAAGTTCCGAAAGGAGTCTCTCTTGGCAGCAAAGGTTCAACATTATTCTTGATACTGCGAAAGGCTTAGCCTATCTGCACCAGCTGAACATAATTCATTACAATATGAAGTCAACCAACGTCCTCATAGATGATGGTTCTACCAGCACGAAAATTGGAGATTTTGGTTTGGCTCGTTTATTACCCATCTTGGATCGTTACATATTGAGCAGTAAGATTCAGAGTGCACTTGGATACATGGCTCCTGAATTTGCATGCCAAACAGTGAAGATAACTGAGAAATGTGATGTGTATGGATTTGGCATCATGATTCTTGAGGTGGTGACAGGGAAAAGACCTGTGGAGTACATGGAAGATGACGTGATAGTTTTATGTGACATGGTGCGGGGAGCACTAGAAGAAGGCAGGATAGAAGAATGCATTGATGGACGTCTACAAGGTAACTTCCCTGTCGAAGAGGCAATTCCGGTTGTGAAACTTGGTTTAATATGTGCATCTCAAGTTCCATCTAATCGACCAGACATGGAAGAGGTGATCAAAATTTTGGAGCTAATTCGATGTCCGTCAGAAAGTCAAGAGGAAATA